Proteins encoded together in one Amphiprion ocellaris isolate individual 3 ecotype Okinawa chromosome 14, ASM2253959v1, whole genome shotgun sequence window:
- the LOC111567432 gene encoding beta-2 adrenergic receptor-like, producing the protein MGVVGTNQSEHTNFTLGPDPPAKPPEYSDAELVLLGVAMAILVLAIVFGNVMVITAILRFQRLQTVTNLFIASLAVADLIMGVAVVPFGSSHILLGVWKFGNFMCDFWTATDVLCVTASIETLCVIALDRYLAITSPLRYPTLLTRGRAFAVVLGVWVVASLISFLPIHLKVWVAQDEKAKRCLDEEDCCEFNTNAAYAVSSSIVSFYLPLVVMIFLYSRVFQEAQKQLEKIRGRERHFYNLHYSAQLAYPDDSPAMNKLRAGNEVGEVEGEDRLNMQTPDVGTEGKEGEIRARTEKGEGKHSATKRLKFCLKEHKAVKTLGIIMGTFTLCWLPFFILNILITFLNLGDIKVPFRVLNWLGYSNSAFNPLIYCRSPDFRHAFQEILCLRGKGGNWGRRRGWGWCREKDRYVKPPRRPNGNSDLNGIRGLDVERKSGWKGSLDSSIQDSSLTLAPPASCCDQVLDVAPGSLTNWQASSSAHWSCKENLASIA; encoded by the exons ATGGGAGTCGTGGGCACTAACCAATCAGAGCACACCAACTTCACTTTGGGCCCTGATCCGCCAGCTAAACCACCAGAGTACAGTGATGCAGAACTCGTGCTGCTCGGTGTTGCAATGGCCATTCTGGTTTTGGCGATAGTTTTTG GTAATGTGATGGTGATCACAGCCATCCTGCGGTTCCAGCGGCTCCAGACCGTCACCAACCTCTTCATTGCCTCTTTGGCTGTAGCTGACCTCATCATGGGCGTGGCTGTGGTCCCCTTCGGCTCCTCTCACATTCTGCTGGGGGTTTGGAAGTTTGGAAACTTCATGTGTGACTTCTGGACAGCTACTGACGTCCTGTGCGTGACAGCCAGTATAGAAACGCTGTGTGTGATTGCTCTGGACCGCTACCTTGCCATCACGTCGCCACTCCGCTACCCAACACTGCTCACCAG GGGTCGGGCCTTTGCAGTGGTGCTCGGGGTTTGGGTTGTGGCCTCCCTCATCTCCTTCCTGCCCATCCATCTGAAGGTGTGGGTGGCACAAGATGAAAAAGCTAAACGGTGCTTGGATGAGGAGGACTGCTGTGAATTCAACACCAATGCGGCGTACGCTGTGTCGTCGTCAATCGTGTCGTTCTACCTGCCGCTGGTGGTGATGATCTTCTTGTACTCCCGCGTATTCCAGGAGGCTCAGAAGCAGCTGGAGAAGatcagagggagggagaggcaTTTTTATAACTTGCATTACTCTGCACAGCTGGCTTATCCTGATGATAGCCCTGCAATGAATAAACTCCGGGCAGGAAACGAGGTGGGAGAGGTAGAAGGAGAGGACAGACTAAACATGCAGACACCAGACGTTGGTACagaaggaaaggagggagagatcAGAGCGCggacagaaaaaggagaaggaaaacaCTCCGCCACAAAGCGTCTTAAGTTCTGTCTAAAGGAGCACAAGGCTGTAAAAACTCTGGGGATCATCATGGGAACTTTCACACTGTGTTGGCTGCCATTTTTCATCCTCAACATCCTCATAACATTTCTCAACTTGGGTGACATAAAGGTACCCTTCAGAGTCCTAAACTGGCTGGGATATTCCAACTCGGCCTTCAATCCACTCATCTACTGCCGTAGTCCAGATTTCAGACACGCCTTCCAGGAGATACTGTGTCTGAGGGGCAAAGGAGGAAACTGGGGCAGGAGGAGGGGATGGGGATGGTGCAGAGAGAAAGACCGCTACGTAAAGCCTCCACGTAGGCCGAACGGTAACTCGGACTTGAATGGCATCAGGGGGCTGGACGTTGAGCGGAAGTCAGGGTGGAAGGGGAGTCTCGATAGCTCTATTCAGGACAGCTCACTAACTTTGGCTCCTCCAGCTTCTTGCTGTGACCAAGTTTTAGACGTTGCTCCAGGATCCCTGACCAACTGGCAGGCAAGTAGTTCCGCTCACTGGAGCTGTAAGGAAAATCTGGCATCGATAGCCTGA
- the ubtd2 gene encoding ubiquitin domain-containing protein 2 yields the protein MGGCVGSHHDSSGSLNENSDGTGVALGRNQPLKRERPKWKSDYPMTEGQLRSKRDEFWDTAPAFEGRKEIWDALRAAASAFESNDHLLAQAILDGASITLPHGALTECYDELGNRYQLPVYCLSPPVNMIEERSDEPDGSDPDSGAADPSSGSASDPGSGGDCQLRLRLSTGRDLRLTVRSTDTVGMMKRRLQSQEGVPATTQRWFFSGRPLTDRLRLDQLNISRDYVVQVILSQRPPPEPVTTPGHTPEAAGPGSVEGVAALPQEPTPVEN from the exons ATGGGTGGCTGTGTCGGGAGCCACCACGACTCTTCAGGCAGCTTAAACGAGAACTCGGACGGCACTGGAG TGGCTCTAGGGCGTAACCAGCCCCTGAAGAGAGAGCGGCCTAAATGGAAAAGTGACTACCCGATGACTGAGGGGCAGCTGCGCAGCAAGAGAGATGAGTTCTGGGATACGGCGCCAGCATTCGAGGGCCGGAAGGAGATCTGGGATGCGCTGCGGGCTGCGGCCAGCGCCTTTGAGAGCAATGACCACCTGCTGGCTCAGGCCATCCTCGACGGGGCCAGCATCACACTGCCGCATG GAGCTTTGACCGAATGCTACGATGAACTGGGGAATCGATACCAGCTGCCAGTCTACTGCCTCTCTCCTCCCGTCAACATGATTGAAGAGCGCTCCGATGAGCCCGACGGTTCAGATCCAGACTCTGGGGCCGCAGACCCGTCCTCGGGCAGCGCCAGCGACCCCGGCTCAGGGGGGGATTGTCAGCTTCGGCTCCGGCTCTCCACGGGTCGCGACCTCCGGCTCACAGTCCGATCCACGGACACGGTGGGCATGATGAAGCGTCGTCTGCAAAGTCAAGAAGGCGTCCCTGCCACCACTCAACGCTGGTTTTTCTCAGGTCGgccactgacagacagactgcGCTTGGACCAGCTCAACATCTCCAGGGACTATGTAGTGCAGGTCATCCTCAGCCAGCGTCCACCGCCAGAGCCTGTAACAACACCAGGACATACACCAGAGGCAGCTGGTCCTGGGTCAGTGGAAGGAGTGGCTGCACTGCCACAAGAGCCCACACCGGTGGAGAATTAA